The genomic DNA AAAATCTATACGACTCCCATAATCCATTTTTACTATACGTTTTTTCCATATTATCTCCTTTTTAATTATTTTTTAATAACATTTTTATTAACAATTCTCCAATTTCATTATGTACTTTTATTCCATCTCCATTTGAATGTAAATTTTTACTCATTACAACTATATCTATAAATTTATCTTTATAGAATAATCTTCCTGCATCATGCTCTATATTCTTTAACTCACCTGTTTTATGTGCAAAAATAAAATCCTCGTTTTCACTTAAATATAATGAAATTTTATTGTTTAAATGCTGATTTTTTAACATATTTAAAAATAACGAATTTTTATATAATAATTTTAATACTTGATATACATCTCTAGGGCTAGTATAATTTTCCCTACCTTCTTTTGCAGCTTTAAAATCCAACATTTTTCTTTGTAATATTGTGCTTTTAAAACCATTTTCTCTAATTATATTATTAATATAATCCATACTTAAATAATCAATTAAAATATTAGTAGCCATATTGTCGCTAAGAATTATCATTAAAGTAGCTAAATCTCTAACTGATAAAGTTAAATTCCCACTTAATTTTCCCAATGCACCTTCTCCAGCTACAATATCTTTTTTATCAATTTTTATTTTATTATCTAAATTACTATTATTTATAGCAAGAAGTATAAATAATTTTATTAAACTAGCTGAAGGAAAAATTTCATCTACATTTATTTTTACTATTTCAGAATTACTTTTTACAAGAACACCGTAAGTTCCTTGATATTTTTCTAATATTTTTAAAATGTCATTTTTTAACATCACTTTTGCCCCTTTTTTAACTTTTTATAGGCAGCAAAAATATTTAATATTTGCATCTCAACACCTATTTTCAATGCATCTTCATCTATATCAAATTTATCATTATGAGCAGGATGAACTATCCCCTTCTTTTCATTTCTCGTTCCCAATGTAAAAAATGCTCCCGGAATTTTATCTACATAATAAGCAAAGTCCTCTACTCCCATATTAGCTAATTTCTTTACTTCTAAATTTTTCATTCCCAATAATGAAATTGTATTTTCTTTTACAATATCAACAAACTCATCATTATTAATTAAAGCAATATAACTATCTTTAAAAGTTATTTTTCCTGATCCACCATAGGCTTTTGCTGTATATTCAACCATATCTTTTAATCTACTTTTAGTTTTACCTTTTACATCTTCTGATAATATTCTCATAGTTCCAGTGCACAACACATTTTGAGGCACTATATTTTCCTTAGTTCCTCCACTAATTTTTCCCAAATTAATTACCACAGCTTCTCTGGCATCAGTATTTCTACTAATTACTGTTTGTATTCCCATTATTATAGCTGCCATTGTAACTATTGCATCTACACCATCACTTGGATATGCTCCGTGACAACTTTTTCCTTCTACTTCTATTTTTACATCAGTAGAAGATGCATTTACTGCTCCATATTTTATACCTATTTTGCCACACTCTAAATCTTCATCAACATGAAGTCCAAAAATACAATCTACACCATCTAACGCTTTATCTTCAATCATTGGTGCTGCTCCACCTGTTGTTTCTTCTGCTGGCTGGAATATAAGCCTTACATTACATGGTAAAAATTCTTTTTTAGAACTTAATATTTTTGCAACACCTAATAAAATAGCTGTATGAGCATCATGTCCACATGCATGCATGTTTCCACTATTTTTTGAACAATAAGAAGTTCCTGTTTTTTCTTCTATTGGTAAAGCGTCCATATCAGCTCTTAAACCAATGGTAATAGTTTGATCTTTTCCTTTTATATCTGCTATTATTCCTGAGACTCCAATTTTATTTCTATATTCTATACCAAATTCATTTAAATATTTTTCTATTATTTCAGTTGTTTTGGGTAATTCAAATCCTAATTCTGGGTATTGATGAAGTTCTCTTCTAATATCTATAAAAAAATTGCTATTTTTTTCTATACATTCTAAAATATCCTTATCCATACTTTACTCCCTTAATATTTTAAATTTCTCCTACATACTCTCCACTACATATTACTTTAGCTTTTCCTGATAGCTTTATGTTATTATTTTCTAATAATGTTATAATTAATTCTCCACCATCATTTAATAGAGAAATTTCATTTTCTTTTATTAGACCTATTTTTTTAGCAACTGCTGCAGCTGCACTACTTCCAGTTCCACAACCTAATGTTCTTCCTGCTCCTCTTTCCCAAGTTTTAATTTGAAGAGTTCTCTCATCAATCTTTTTCACAAAGTTTACATTAGTTTTTTTAGGAAATAACGAGTGTTTTTCTAATTTTGATCCAATTTTATCAATATCTATATTTTTATAATCTTCAACAAATATTATTGTATGAGGAACTCCCATAAGAACACTTGAAAATTTTATTTTATTCCCTTCAACTTCTATATCTTCATTTATTACATTATCTTTATCTATATTACATGGTATTAAAGACGTAGCAAAATCAACTTGTCCCATCTCTACACCTAATAATTCTACTTTTCCTTTATTATCACATTGTACTGATACATATTTTATTCCTGCATCAGTTTCTACAGCAATATTTTTTTTCTTTACAATATTATTATCATACACATATCTAGAAAAACATCTAATTCCATTTCCACACATTTCTGCTCTTGAACCATCTGAATTATAAAAATTCATTTTTATATCTGCTATATCACTTTCAGAGCAAAAAATAAATCCATCTGCCCCTATTCCAAAGTGTCTATCACAAACTTTTTTCGCAACTTCATTCCAATTTTCACTTTTTTCTACTAGTCCATTTACAACTATAAAATCATTTCCAGCTCCCTGCAACTTAGTAAATTTCATATATCTCTCCTTAAATTTTTCATTAACAAAATTTTAACATATTTTTGTTTCAATTTATAGAAGGCAACATTTTTTAAATTATGTTCATATAATATCATTTTAATAATTATAATATAAGCTTTTCTATATTTTTATCATTCATAAAAGATGAATTAATAATTAATATCTAACTTTATTAAATCATCATACGATTCTCTTTTTATTGCCAAGAAATCTTTTCCATCTTTTATAAATATCACTGCAGGTCTTGGTATTTTATTATAATTGCTAGCCATAGAATAGCCATAAGCTCCTGTTGAAAATATTACTAAAAAATCTCCTACTTCACATTTTTGTAATAGATAATCTTTAATTAATACATCTCCTGATTCACAACATTTACCAGCAACTGTTACTTTTTGTACTCTATCTTCAGATGCTCTATTAGCAACTATTGCTTCGTATTTAGCTTGATAAAGACAAGGACGAATATTATCACTCATTCCACCATCTACAAAAATATATTTTGTCCCACCATAAGTCTCCTTTATTCCGCCGATACTATAAATTGTACATCCTGCATTAGCTATTATACTTCTTCCAGGTTCTATATATAATTTTTCAATAGACATTTGCTCCTCTGCTAAAATTTTCTCTGTTGTACTAATTAAAAACTCCATAAATATTTTTATTGGAATAGGTTTATCTTCAGAAGTGTAATATACACCAAATCCTCCTCCTATATCTAATTCTCTGATTTTTATTCCAAATATATTTTCTATTTTTTTACTCTCAATTATTAAAATTTTAATTTCTTCTAAAAATGCTTCTTTTTCAAATATTTGAGATCCTATATGACATTGAAAACCTAAAAATTCTAATAGATTACATTTTAATATTAAATGTATAATTTCATTCAATTGTTTTGAATAAACAGATACACCAAATTTCGAATTATGCTTTGAAGTTTTTATGTATTCGTGAGTATGTGCATCTATTCCTACATTTACTCTTATCATAACTTTCATCTTTTTATTTTTTAATTTTGCTATGTCCACTATTTTTCTAGCCTCATCATAATTATCTATAATGATACAACCTATATTATACTCAAAGCACATTAACAACTCATCATAGGTTTTATTATTTCCATGCATATGGACTTTTTGCATATCAAAATTACTATGTTTTATAAGGTATAATTCTCCTCCAGATACTGCATCCATATGAGTATCCATATTCTTTATTATTTTACACATTCCCTTACATAAAAAAGCTTTAGATGCATATATAATCTCAGTTTTAAAGTGTTTACTTTTAAAATTATCCTTAAATTCTTTTATTCTTTCCTCAATAAAATTTATATCCATAACATATAAAGGTGTAGTATATTTTTTTGCAAGATCCGTTACTTTTAATCCACCTATATTCAAAATATTATTTTCGATATTCATATTTTTAAATAACTTCATCTTACCTCCTAATTTTAAAAATAGCTCTCTATGATTCCATAGAAAGCTATTTTGCTTATTTAATAAATATTTCACCTAACATACATCTAACTGATCCACCACCATAATACTCTATAGTACTAACATCAGCACAAATAATTTCTGTATCTTTTTCTATTTTTTTTATTTGTTCCTTAGTCATTGAATTATATGCTGTTTTAGAAATTACAATATATCTTTTACTATCTTTACCTTCAACTTCTAATACATTTCCTAAAAAATATTTTACCTGTTCTAAAGAAATCTCAATTATTTCTTTATTATTTTCTTTTAATTCATCTATAACTTTTTTTCTTTCATTAATATCTTCAATGCAATCTAAGCATATTATAGCCTTACTTTCTCCTATGCCCATCATCACATTAGTATGATATATCTCATTACCATCTTGATATGAAGTAAATGTTACTGGTTTATAACCCAAATCATTACAAAATTTTAAAAATAGATTCTTATCTGATCTTGGTGACAAAGAACAATAGGCTTTTTTATTGGTTCTATCTAAAACAATACTTCCTGTTCCTTCTAAAAATATCATATCTTTTACTTTTTCACTATAATCAATGATTTCAATATTTTTTTCTCCAACAATATCAATTAATTTATTCTTAAATTTTACTATTTCCATTCTTCTATTCTTTGCAAACATAGGATAGATAACTAATTTTTTATCTTCATGTGTACTAAACCAATTATTTGGAAAAATACTATCCGGTGTTGGTGGTAATGGTGTATCTTCTATTACGTGTACATTTATTCCTTTTTGTTTTAATAAATTTACAAAATCATCAAATTCTTTTAAAGCTTTATTTTGAATTTCTTCTACTTTGATATCATTCTTATGTTGGTAATGATTATTCACAGCGGTTTCTTCATTAAAATTAAATTTTATCGGTCTTACCATTAAAATACTATTAGTTATTTGTTTATTCATAGCATCTCCTTAAACTTTTTATAATTTGATTATACCATTAATATGTTAAAATTCAATATCTTTAAAACAAAAATAGCCAAAAGTGAAATACTTTCGGCCATTTTTAATGCTTTTAAAATTTATAATCTAATCCTACATAATAGGTTCTTTCTGGAGCTGGTGAATATTTTATATCATTACCACTTAAATAAGCATAATTATAATATTTCTTTCCAAATAAATTATCAATTCCACCATAAATTGATAATCCATTTTCCATATTATATCTTAATGATATATCTGTTAGTGTATGACTAGATGCTTTATCTTTTTCATTTTGGAAATCATTTGCAAAATAAGATTTACCAGTGTATTTTAAATCAGCATTTAAAAATAAATTTTCTATTATTTCATATGTTGCTCCTGCTCCTGCAGTAATCCATGGTACACCAGGAATTTTATTCCCTTTATATCTTCCACTTACAAGTTTATTATCCATATAAGTAAAGTTTTGTCTTAATGTTAAATTACCAAAATATTGTTCTGATATTAATTCTATCCCTTTTCTTTCTGTTTTACCATTTAAATTATAAAAACTTCCACCATTATTCAATTTAGCGGGATCATACATAATTTCATTTTTACCATGAATATAAAATGTTGCTGCTGCTAAGTATATATTATCAAATAAAGCTTTTGTTCCTAATTCTATAGTATCTAGTTGTTGTGATTTTCTAGTTGGTGAATCTTTTATATCCCAACCTGAATACTCTGTTAAAGTAGGACTTCTCTTAACACTATTAAAACTTACATATACTGACTTATCTTTATCTAACAAATAATTTGCTGTCAATTCATAATCTGTATTTGTTGGTGAAAATTTTGAATGTGAGTATTCATGTTCTAATGGCTTTACAAAATAATTTTTTTTGTTTTTCTTATAAGTTTTTAATGCATCAATATCTTCATCAAATACATTTTTTTCTACTCTTACTCCTTGAGTAAATAAGAATTTATCATAACTTAGTTTATTTAAAATATATCCACCTATCGCATAAAAATTAGTATCTGTATTCTTTTTATTATATAAAATAGGATCTTTTAAATCGCCATCATAACCATAACTTTTTTCTTTAACTTTTGCTTTTGAGTAATCTGTTCCTATTATTACATTACTTTTATTCCCATAATTATATTTCAACTGTATATTACTATAAAAAGAATCTGTCTTTTTATCTCTATTTAAATACCCAGGTCTATTTTTATCATCTGGATATCTATACTTATATTCTCTTTCTCTATATTCTAATACCCCTGAAGCTTCTAAATTAGATGTTAATTTTTTATCAAAATTCAATATATATTTATCTTGAATATCTTTTGAATTTCTTCCAATATATTTATTTGATTTTTTATCTTGCTCGTATTCTTTTCTCGATAGAGCATTAGCTCTTCCACTTCCATCTCTTTTATTATGACTATATTTAAATCCTATATTTCCAGCATCTAATTTGTAATCAGCACTTGCTTGTACAAAATCTAAATCAGTTTTTTCTCCTCTTCTATAACCTTTTTTATCAGATGTAGAGTAGTCAACACTTGAACTTAATCTATTTGTTATTTTTGTTCCAACTGTTCCATTAAATTTTCTATATTTAAAACTACCTATTTCTGTTCCAACTCTACCCCAATATTTCTTATCTGGATTATCTTTTGTAACAATATTTATTACTCCAGCTGATGCATTCCCACCATACATTACAGCACCACCTGATGGCAATACTTCTATTTTTTCAACCTGTTCTATAGGTATAAAATCAAGATCTGCTACTCTATTATCCATACCATTTTGAGGTACTCCATCAACTAATATAACAACTGTTCTATTTCCCATCTTAGGAACTTGACCTCTAATAGAAATTTCTCCTTCAATTAGATTTAAAGATGGAATCATTGTTAAAGCTTCTTCTACATTTTTATATCCTCTTTCTTCTATCTCTTCTCCTGTAACTACTGTTACATTTTTCGAAATTTCTAAAACTGGAGTTTCCTCATATCTTTCAGTAGTAATAACTGACTCATTTAACTTTGTAGTATAATTTTTATCTAATTGTCCTCCATAAGTATTTGCTGCAACTATTAATCCTAAGATCATCAATTTTTTTGACACTTTTTTCCTCCTACTATTATGTTCAATATATTTTTGCAATAAAAAAAGCAGTAAAATAAAGTCTCACTGCATTAAAAATATGATAATCTTTTTATTATCTATTTGGTAAGTCTTCTGACTTGGCCTCATCCTACTCTCACGCCTTCCCAGTTTCCCAGTGACATATAATGATTTCGTCCGCCTTACAGCAGCTTTCGCTGTGTGGGATTTACACCCAACTTCCTTTATTAAGCTTTATTCTTGCACCTAAATATATTCAATTACAGACTGTATTATATAATATTTACAAAATTTTGTCAAGAATAAAACACAAAATAAAAAATATAATATTGATGTGAGCAACAGATCTGCTGCTCACATTTTTAATTAAAATTTGTATTCTAATCCTACATAATAGGTTCTTTCTGGAGCTGGAGAATATTTCATCTCTATTTTTTTACTTTCTTGGCTTGTATAAACATAATTACAATATTTTTTGTCAAATAAATTTTTTATTCCTCCATAAATAGATAATCCATTTTCCATATTATAACGCAATGAAATATTTGTTAGTGTATAACTACCAACTTTACTAAATTCATTCTTATAATCATTTGATGCATAAGCTTTTCCATGATAACGCATTTCTATATTTGCTAAAATATTCGTAAACATTTCATAAGTAGCTCCAAGTCCAAACATATACGTAGGAACTCCAGGAATATAGTTGCCTTTATAAGGTCCACTTTTTATTTTGTTATTCATATATGTGAATTCTTGTCTAAAAGTCAGTGAAGAGATATATTGTTCACTACTTAGTTCAATTCCTTTCCTTTCAGTTTTTCCATTTAAATTGTAAAAACTCTTTCCTGACATTGCTCCGTATCTTGGGTCATACATAATCTCTTTATCTGTGTGGATATAAAATAATGATCCTGATAAGTATATATTATCAAATAGAGCTTTTGTTCCAAGTTCAATTGTATTTGATGTTTGAGCTCTTTTTTTCGGCGACTCTTTATCATCCCAACTTGAGTATTCTGTAAGACTAGGACTTCTTTTTACCCTGTTATAACTCAAAAATACAGATTTATCTTTTTCTAATAAATAATTTGCTGTTAATTCATAATCTGTATTTGTTGGTGAGTATTTTGTATGTGCATACTCTTTCTTCAAAGGTTTTTTAAATCCCATTCCTGATTTTGCTAAAAGTATATCATTTTCATTAAATTCATTTTTTTCTACTCTTACTCCTTGAGTTAATAAAAATTTATTTATGAATAATCTATTTAATGCATAACCACCAATTTCTTTAAAATCTATATGATTATCAGACCCTTCGTATATTTTTTTATCTTTAGAATCATAAGAATAAATTTTCTCTTTAACTTTAGCTTTAGAATAATCAACTCCAACTATAATATTATTATTCTCACCATAATTATATTTTAACTGACCATTTACATATAATGATTTCGTATCTTTATCTCTTTTAGTATATGCAGGTATAACAACTTTTTTCTTTTTCTTTATACTTTCCTCTTCTGGATAATTATATTTATAACTTCTATCTTTATATTCAATAGCAGAAGAAAATTCTAGGTTATTACTTAATTTTTTATCAAAAGCAAAGTTAAATCTATTTTCCTCATTTTTAGCTTCTCTTCCTGGATGTTTGTTATATTTACGATTTTCCTCATACTCTTTTTTACTAAGAGCAGCTATCCTATCATCTCCAGATTTTTTATTATAGTTATATTTAACCTTTATATATCCATCTGTTATTTTATATTTAGTTACAAATTGTAAGTAATCTAAATCTGTTTTTTCTCTATCTCTATATCCATGCTTTTTATTTATAGAATAATCAATATCAGAACTCAATTTATCAGTTATTTTTCCACCTAATTTAACATTAAACTTCTTATGTTTAAAACTACCTATTTCAGCTCCAACTTTTCCATAATATTTTTTGTTACTTTCATCTTTAGTTATTATATTTATAACCCCAGCAGTAGCATTTCCTCCATACATTATAGCCCCACCTGATGGAACTACTTCTATTTTTGAAACCTCTTCAATAGGAATTAAATCTAAGTCGTATTTTCTATTGTCCATACCATTTTGTGGAATTCCATCTACTAGAATTACTACTGTTTTATCTGCTAATTTTGGAACTTGTCCCCTAATAGAATATACACCATCTGTACAAAAGACTCCAGGTATCATGTTTAAAGCTTCATCAATACTACGATATCCTCTTTTTTCAATATCTTCATTTGTTATTATAGTTATATTTTTTGCTGTTTCAATTAATGGAATTTCATCATAACGCTCAGTTGTAATAACTGATTCTAATAATTTTACAGAATTTTGATTACTATCTAATATATTTTCTCCAAATAACTGAACTGTTGAAAATAATGCCATTACAAATAATCTTTTTTTCATTTTTTCCCCCTATGTATTATATTAAAATGTTATATTAGGGAAATAAAAAAGCAGTAAAATAAAGTCTTACTGCAATAATAAAATAAATATTCCTATTTATAATTATACTTGGTAAGTCTTCTGACTTAGCTTCATCCTACTTTCACGCCTTCCCAGTTTCCCAGTGACATATTGTGATTTCGTCCGCCTTACAGCAGCTTTCGCTGTGTGGGATTTACACCCAACTTCCTTTATTAAGCTTTATTCTCGCACCTAAATATACACATTTTTCAAATTAAATTATATTATATTTATAAATTTAAGTCAACATTAATACAAAACATTTAATTATAGTATATAATACGTGTATAATATAAAAATAAAAAATACACCACTTACTTAAATCAATATAAAGTAAATGGTGTAAAATATTATTTATTCAAACTAAAATGTGTCTCAAATACTTTAATTAAATCTATAAAGTCTTTAGTTCCAGCTAATTCACATGCAGAATGCATTGCTAATTGAGGTAATCCTATATCAACAGATGGTATAGATACTTGTGAAATTGAGATATTTCCCAAAGTTGATCCCCCTGCAACATTAGAATGATTTTCAAAACATTGATATGCAACATTTGCTTTTTTACATAACGCCATAAATTTTGCAGCTGTAACTGCATCTGTCGTATATTTTTGACTTGGACTAAATTTTATAGCAGGACCTTTATTTAACATTGCATAATTGTTTAAATCATATGTATCTGTATAATTCGGATGTAACGCGTGAGCATTATCACCACTTATCACAAAACTATTTTCAAGACATTCATACATCCAACTTTCAGATAATCCCAAATCCTCTCTTATCTTTGTCATCACTGTTACTAAAAAATCTGAATTAGCTCCCATATAAGATAGTGAGC from Fusobacterium hominis includes the following:
- a CDS encoding serine hydrolase — encoded protein: MLKNDILKILEKYQGTYGVLVKSNSEIVKINVDEIFPSASLIKLFILLAINNSNLDNKIKIDKKDIVAGEGALGKLSGNLTLSVRDLATLMIILSDNMATNILIDYLSMDYINNIIRENGFKSTILQRKMLDFKAAKEGRENYTSPRDVYQVLKLLYKNSLFLNMLKNQHLNNKISLYLSENEDFIFAHKTGELKNIEHDAGRLFYKDKFIDIVVMSKNLHSNGDGIKVHNEIGELLIKMLLKNN
- a CDS encoding M20 metallopeptidase family protein, whose protein sequence is MDKDILECIEKNSNFFIDIRRELHQYPELGFELPKTTEIIEKYLNEFGIEYRNKIGVSGIIADIKGKDQTITIGLRADMDALPIEEKTGTSYCSKNSGNMHACGHDAHTAILLGVAKILSSKKEFLPCNVRLIFQPAEETTGGAAPMIEDKALDGVDCIFGLHVDEDLECGKIGIKYGAVNASSTDVKIEVEGKSCHGAYPSDGVDAIVTMAAIIMGIQTVISRNTDAREAVVINLGKISGGTKENIVPQNVLCTGTMRILSEDVKGKTKSRLKDMVEYTAKAYGGSGKITFKDSYIALINNDEFVDIVKENTISLLGMKNLEVKKLANMGVEDFAYYVDKIPGAFFTLGTRNEKKGIVHPAHNDKFDIDEDALKIGVEMQILNIFAAYKKLKKGQK
- the dapF gene encoding diaminopimelate epimerase translates to MKFTKLQGAGNDFIVVNGLVEKSENWNEVAKKVCDRHFGIGADGFIFCSESDIADIKMNFYNSDGSRAEMCGNGIRCFSRYVYDNNIVKKKNIAVETDAGIKYVSVQCDNKGKVELLGVEMGQVDFATSLIPCNIDKDNVINEDIEVEGNKIKFSSVLMGVPHTIIFVEDYKNIDIDKIGSKLEKHSLFPKKTNVNFVKKIDERTLQIKTWERGAGRTLGCGTGSSAAAAVAKKIGLIKENEISLLNDGGELIITLLENNNIKLSGKAKVICSGEYVGEI
- the lysA gene encoding diaminopimelate decarboxylase, whose product is MKLFKNMNIENNILNIGGLKVTDLAKKYTTPLYVMDINFIEERIKEFKDNFKSKHFKTEIIYASKAFLCKGMCKIIKNMDTHMDAVSGGELYLIKHSNFDMQKVHMHGNNKTYDELLMCFEYNIGCIIIDNYDEARKIVDIAKLKNKKMKVMIRVNVGIDAHTHEYIKTSKHNSKFGVSVYSKQLNEIIHLILKCNLLEFLGFQCHIGSQIFEKEAFLEEIKILIIESKKIENIFGIKIRELDIGGGFGVYYTSEDKPIPIKIFMEFLISTTEKILAEEQMSIEKLYIEPGRSIIANAGCTIYSIGGIKETYGGTKYIFVDGGMSDNIRPCLYQAKYEAIVANRASEDRVQKVTVAGKCCESGDVLIKDYLLQKCEVGDFLVIFSTGAYGYSMASNYNKIPRPAVIFIKDGKDFLAIKRESYDDLIKLDINY
- the ctlX gene encoding citrulline utilization hydrolase CtlX is translated as MNKQITNSILMVRPIKFNFNEETAVNNHYQHKNDIKVEEIQNKALKEFDDFVNLLKQKGINVHVIEDTPLPPTPDSIFPNNWFSTHEDKKLVIYPMFAKNRRMEIVKFKNKLIDIVGEKNIEIIDYSEKVKDMIFLEGTGSIVLDRTNKKAYCSLSPRSDKNLFLKFCNDLGYKPVTFTSYQDGNEIYHTNVMMGIGESKAIICLDCIEDINERKKVIDELKENNKEIIEISLEQVKYFLGNVLEVEGKDSKRYIVISKTAYNSMTKEQIKKIEKDTEIICADVSTIEYYGGGSVRCMLGEIFIK
- a CDS encoding TonB-dependent receptor, coding for MSKKLMILGLIVAANTYGGQLDKNYTTKLNESVITTERYEETPVLEISKNVTVVTGEEIEERGYKNVEEALTMIPSLNLIEGEISIRGQVPKMGNRTVVILVDGVPQNGMDNRVADLDFIPIEQVEKIEVLPSGGAVMYGGNASAGVINIVTKDNPDKKYWGRVGTEIGSFKYRKFNGTVGTKITNRLSSSVDYSTSDKKGYRRGEKTDLDFVQASADYKLDAGNIGFKYSHNKRDGSGRANALSRKEYEQDKKSNKYIGRNSKDIQDKYILNFDKKLTSNLEASGVLEYREREYKYRYPDDKNRPGYLNRDKKTDSFYSNIQLKYNYGNKSNVIIGTDYSKAKVKEKSYGYDGDLKDPILYNKKNTDTNFYAIGGYILNKLSYDKFLFTQGVRVEKNVFDEDIDALKTYKKNKKNYFVKPLEHEYSHSKFSPTNTDYELTANYLLDKDKSVYVSFNSVKRSPTLTEYSGWDIKDSPTRKSQQLDTIELGTKALFDNIYLAAATFYIHGKNEIMYDPAKLNNGGSFYNLNGKTERKGIELISEQYFGNLTLRQNFTYMDNKLVSGRYKGNKIPGVPWITAGAGATYEIIENLFLNADLKYTGKSYFANDFQNEKDKASSHTLTDISLRYNMENGLSIYGGIDNLFGKKYYNYAYLSGNDIKYSPAPERTYYVGLDYKF
- a CDS encoding TonB-dependent receptor — translated: MKKRLFVMALFSTVQLFGENILDSNQNSVKLLESVITTERYDEIPLIETAKNITIITNEDIEKRGYRSIDEALNMIPGVFCTDGVYSIRGQVPKLADKTVVILVDGIPQNGMDNRKYDLDLIPIEEVSKIEVVPSGGAIMYGGNATAGVINIITKDESNKKYYGKVGAEIGSFKHKKFNVKLGGKITDKLSSDIDYSINKKHGYRDREKTDLDYLQFVTKYKITDGYIKVKYNYNKKSGDDRIAALSKKEYEENRKYNKHPGREAKNEENRFNFAFDKKLSNNLEFSSAIEYKDRSYKYNYPEEESIKKKKKVVIPAYTKRDKDTKSLYVNGQLKYNYGENNNIIVGVDYSKAKVKEKIYSYDSKDKKIYEGSDNHIDFKEIGGYALNRLFINKFLLTQGVRVEKNEFNENDILLAKSGMGFKKPLKKEYAHTKYSPTNTDYELTANYLLEKDKSVFLSYNRVKRSPSLTEYSSWDDKESPKKRAQTSNTIELGTKALFDNIYLSGSLFYIHTDKEIMYDPRYGAMSGKSFYNLNGKTERKGIELSSEQYISSLTFRQEFTYMNNKIKSGPYKGNYIPGVPTYMFGLGATYEMFTNILANIEMRYHGKAYASNDYKNEFSKVGSYTLTNISLRYNMENGLSIYGGIKNLFDKKYCNYVYTSQESKKIEMKYSPAPERTYYVGLEYKF